A portion of the Candidatus Binatota bacterium genome contains these proteins:
- the mnmE gene encoding tRNA uridine-5-carboxymethylaminomethyl(34) synthesis GTPase MnmE — translation MYKTDTIAACATAAGTAAIAVVRVSGALVPAIAAAVFRPSPDRPLEPWKLSHGTAVDPVSERPIDEVLCVVMPGPRSFTGEDCLEIQCHGSPVVVERIMGAVHAAGARPADRGEFTRRAVLNGRMDLSQAEALIDLINAPAGLAAEAAWEQLQGGLSTRLASLRQQLCGLLAAAEADVDFSEEEIGEPDPEASLLALAGLQSEVASLLDSFTLGRRLREGCRLVLYGLPNAGKSSLFNTLLGHGRVLVSSEPGTTRDCVQETVDLAGLALVMTDTAGLGEHLVGDTRANMTDLDRAATERSRQAMQEADLRVLVVDGSRPELLEANIELAVGADLLLLNKLDLGCSLDSMRLSQAADGAPVLGVSALSGEGCEQLAEAVRDKLNSVLGEPGQPAFMGRERHRVSLEKAALALQQASGLLRDRAGSELIAFELRQGLEGLSALTEVLDNEDILDVIFSEFCVGK, via the coding sequence TTGTACAAGACCGATACGATTGCTGCCTGCGCGACGGCCGCCGGGACAGCGGCGATAGCCGTCGTGAGGGTCAGCGGGGCGCTGGTACCGGCCATAGCCGCGGCGGTTTTTCGACCGTCCCCCGATCGGCCCCTCGAGCCCTGGAAGCTCAGTCACGGCACCGCGGTCGACCCCGTCAGCGAACGCCCGATTGATGAGGTGTTGTGCGTGGTGATGCCAGGCCCCCGTAGTTTTACCGGCGAAGACTGCCTGGAGATCCAGTGCCACGGTTCGCCCGTGGTGGTAGAGAGGATCATGGGCGCGGTTCATGCAGCCGGCGCCAGGCCTGCCGACAGGGGCGAGTTCACGCGCCGGGCGGTGCTCAACGGCCGCATGGACCTGAGCCAGGCCGAGGCCTTGATCGATCTCATAAACGCACCTGCCGGGCTAGCCGCCGAAGCCGCCTGGGAGCAGCTGCAGGGCGGTCTGTCGACCAGGCTGGCTTCGCTCAGGCAGCAGTTGTGCGGGCTGCTCGCAGCGGCGGAAGCCGACGTTGATTTCAGCGAAGAGGAAATAGGAGAACCCGATCCGGAGGCGTCGCTGCTGGCGTTGGCTGGTCTGCAATCCGAAGTGGCCTCTTTGCTCGACTCTTTCACCCTCGGCCGTCGCCTGCGCGAGGGCTGTCGACTGGTGCTCTACGGCTTGCCCAATGCCGGTAAGTCGAGTCTCTTCAACACCCTGCTCGGGCACGGCAGGGTGCTCGTCTCAAGCGAACCCGGAACCACCCGTGATTGCGTACAGGAGACCGTCGATCTTGCTGGGCTGGCGCTGGTGATGACCGACACCGCCGGCCTGGGGGAGCACCTGGTCGGAGACACGAGAGCGAACATGACCGATCTGGACCGTGCCGCTACCGAGCGTAGTCGGCAGGCCATGCAGGAGGCCGACCTGCGCGTGTTGGTGGTGGACGGTTCGCGGCCTGAACTGCTCGAGGCCAATATTGAGCTTGCTGTTGGAGCCGACCTGTTGTTACTCAACAAGCTCGATCTCGGTTGCTCGCTGGACAGTATGCGCCTGTCGCAGGCCGCTGATGGTGCCCCGGTGCTCGGGGTATCGGCGCTGTCGGGCGAAGGCTGTGAACAGCTGGCCGAGGCCGTTCGCGACAAGCTCAACAGCGTACTGGGCGAGCCCGGGCAACCTGCCTTCATGGGCAGGGAGCGGCACCGCGTTTCGCTTGAAAAGGCTGCGCTCGCATTGCAGCAGGCCAGTGGCCTGTTGCGCGACCGGGCCGGTAGCGAGTTGATCGCCTTTGAGCTACGGCAGGGGCTCGAAGGACTGTCGGCGCTTACCGAGGTTCTGGATAACGAAGATATCCTGGACGTGATATTTTCTGAGTTCTGCGTGGGCAAGTAA
- the yidD gene encoding membrane protein insertion efficiency factor YidD — protein MTDPSAPGLSRLGAIGASWAAFTAAALVYAIRAYRAVLSPLLGPSCRYHPSCSAYAMTAIDRYGPISGSARALSRLARCHPFTDGGYDPVG, from the coding sequence ATGACCGATCCGTCAGCGCCTGGGCTTAGTCGCCTGGGGGCTATTGGTGCCAGTTGGGCTGCTTTTACAGCGGCCGCGCTGGTCTATGCGATCCGCGCCTACCGTGCCGTTTTATCCCCGCTACTCGGACCTAGTTGTCGCTACCATCCCAGTTGCTCCGCCTATGCCATGACCGCGATAGATAGATATGGACCGATTTCAGGCAGCGCACGAGCGCTGTCGCGATTGGCCCGCTGTCACCCGTTCACCGACGGGGGTTACGACCCAGTGGGTTGA
- the gyrA gene encoding DNA gyrase subunit A, whose protein sequence is MEANVRRPELPIEIKDEMRASFVDYAMSVIIGRALPDVRDGLKPVHRRVLYAMYDLSNDWNKPPKKSARVVGDVIGKYHPHGDQAVYDTIVRMAQDFSLRYLLVDGQGNFGSVDGDAAAAMRYTEVRMSRLAGEMLVDIDKETVEFIPNYDGSTAEPTVMPARVPNLLINGATGIAVGMTTSIPPHNLREICAALRALIDDPEISIDGLMKHVTGPDFPTGATIFGRAPIKEAYQTGRAKLQVRANASTETDSRTGRSRIVINEIPYQVNKSVLIEKIALLVNAKKIEGISDLRDESDRDGMRIVVELKKDAVPLVVLNNLYKHTQMQQTFSVRMVALVDGVPKLLNLKSALVHFIDHRREMVIRATAFDLRKAEARLHILEGLKIALDNLDAVIKLIRKAKDAVTAREQLVDKFELSLVQAQAILDMRLQRLTGLERDKILQEHKEVRALIRRLKKILSDKAEVLKIISTELEELALKYGDERRTEIAEATDDIGIEDMIVDEEMVVTVSHEGYIKRNATSLYRQQRRGGRGKTGAGTKGEDFIEHMFVASTHSYLMFFTNRGRVYWRKVHELPQAGRVARGKAIVNLLPLQPGEELSAFLAVREFTKDQFVFFATRAGTVKKTPLMDFSRPRTNGIRAINLVGKDELISVRITNGSKEMALSTRNGMLVRFKETDVRSMGRTAGGVRGATLGKGDVVVSMEVVEAGATLLTVSANGYGKRSKIETYRLVKRGAKGVYTMKVTPKTGQVVGVVQIADVDDDVVLVTDGGKLIRMGVGDIRVIGRQTQGVRLVKVDSGGGEKVASVALVAEVDTESMADIETPEEGD, encoded by the coding sequence ATGGAAGCTAACGTACGCCGCCCCGAGCTGCCCATAGAGATCAAGGACGAGATGCGTGCGTCCTTCGTGGACTACGCGATGAGTGTCATCATCGGTCGTGCGCTGCCCGACGTGCGCGATGGATTGAAACCCGTGCACCGTCGCGTGCTCTACGCGATGTACGATCTCAGCAACGATTGGAATAAACCGCCGAAGAAATCAGCGCGCGTGGTCGGTGACGTTATCGGTAAATACCACCCGCATGGCGACCAGGCGGTTTACGACACCATCGTTCGCATGGCCCAGGATTTTTCGCTGCGCTACCTGCTCGTTGACGGCCAGGGCAACTTTGGTTCTGTAGACGGCGACGCCGCTGCGGCCATGCGTTACACCGAGGTCCGCATGTCACGGCTGGCGGGTGAAATGCTCGTCGACATCGACAAGGAAACCGTCGAGTTCATTCCCAACTACGATGGCAGCACGGCCGAGCCCACGGTTATGCCTGCGCGCGTGCCCAACCTTCTCATTAACGGCGCGACCGGTATCGCAGTGGGCATGACGACGTCGATCCCCCCTCACAACCTGCGTGAAATCTGCGCTGCGCTGCGCGCCCTCATCGACGACCCGGAGATTTCGATCGACGGGCTTATGAAGCACGTCACGGGGCCGGATTTTCCTACCGGTGCCACCATATTCGGGAGGGCGCCCATCAAGGAAGCCTACCAGACCGGGCGGGCCAAGCTGCAGGTACGGGCCAACGCCAGCACCGAGACCGATTCACGTACCGGGCGCTCGCGCATCGTGATCAACGAGATCCCCTACCAGGTGAACAAGTCGGTGCTGATCGAGAAGATTGCGCTACTGGTCAACGCCAAGAAAATCGAGGGTATCTCCGACCTCCGTGACGAGTCGGACCGTGATGGCATGCGTATCGTGGTGGAGCTCAAAAAGGACGCTGTGCCCCTGGTGGTGCTCAACAACCTCTACAAGCACACGCAGATGCAGCAGACCTTCTCGGTGCGCATGGTCGCCCTGGTGGACGGTGTGCCGAAGTTGCTCAACCTCAAGTCGGCGCTGGTCCACTTTATTGATCACCGGCGCGAGATGGTTATCCGGGCCACCGCGTTTGACCTGCGCAAGGCCGAGGCGAGGCTGCACATACTAGAGGGCCTTAAGATCGCGCTGGACAACCTCGATGCGGTCATCAAGCTCATCCGCAAGGCCAAGGACGCCGTTACGGCAAGAGAGCAACTGGTCGATAAATTCGAGCTGTCATTGGTGCAGGCCCAGGCCATTCTCGACATGCGCCTGCAGCGCTTGACCGGACTCGAGCGCGACAAGATTCTTCAAGAGCATAAGGAAGTTCGTGCACTGATACGCCGGCTGAAGAAAATACTCTCGGACAAGGCCGAGGTGTTGAAAATTATTTCCACCGAGCTTGAAGAGTTGGCGCTGAAATACGGTGACGAACGTCGTACCGAGATAGCCGAGGCTACCGACGACATCGGCATCGAGGACATGATCGTGGACGAAGAGATGGTGGTTACCGTCTCGCACGAGGGTTACATCAAGCGTAACGCGACTTCGCTGTACAGGCAGCAGCGGCGCGGTGGCCGCGGTAAAACCGGGGCCGGGACCAAGGGCGAGGACTTTATCGAGCACATGTTCGTGGCCTCCACCCACTCCTACCTGATGTTTTTCACCAACCGGGGCCGGGTGTACTGGCGAAAGGTCCATGAGCTGCCCCAGGCTGGGCGCGTGGCGCGTGGCAAGGCGATAGTGAACCTGCTGCCCCTTCAGCCCGGCGAGGAGTTGTCGGCGTTTCTCGCGGTGCGTGAGTTCACCAAGGACCAGTTCGTGTTCTTTGCAACGCGGGCCGGGACGGTGAAGAAAACGCCATTGATGGATTTTTCGCGACCCCGGACCAACGGCATAAGGGCCATCAACCTTGTGGGCAAGGACGAGTTGATCTCGGTACGCATCACCAACGGCTCCAAGGAAATGGCGCTGTCGACCCGCAACGGAATGCTGGTGCGTTTCAAGGAGACCGATGTTCGTTCGATGGGCCGTACGGCCGGTGGAGTGCGCGGTGCCACCCTGGGTAAGGGTGACGTCGTGGTGTCGATGGAGGTCGTCGAGGCTGGAGCCACGCTGCTCACGGTGTCGGCCAACGGATACGGCAAGCGCAGCAAGATCGAGACCTACCGGCTGGTGAAGCGCGGCGCCAAGGGTGTTTACACCATGAAGGTTACCCCCAAGACCGGCCAGGTCGTGGGAGTGGTACAGATCGCCGATGTTGATGACGACGTCGTACTGGTTACAGACGGCGGCAAGCTCATTCGCATGGGCGTGGGTGATATCCGTGTCATCGGGCGCCAGACCCAGGGCGTGCGCCTGGTGAAGGTAGACTCCGGTGGTGGCGAGAAAGTGGCCTCGGTGGCGCTGGTGGCAGAGGTCGACACCGAGTCGATGGCCGATATAGAAACACCGGAAGAGGGAGACTAG
- a CDS encoding NAD(P)-dependent glycerol-3-phosphate dehydrogenase, with the protein MKAAVLGAGSWGTALASLLAGNGHETVLWSRGKEVAAAVNARHENPVYLPGLKLNENLKATSDAEQALAGASLVVAVVPSHAMRETMTAVAPWIADDAVVVSASKGIEDESCATMTAVIGECLAAQRQGGGSSVMPRVGVLSGPSFATEVAAGMPTVVVAAAADQETAESIQHNFASLNLRVYSSTDVTGVEVGGVVKNVIAIATGAGDGLGLGHNARAATITRALAETQRLAAALGARPETLSGLSGLGDLVLTCTGDLSRNRQFGLRIGRGEDVEQILGSMRMVVEGVRNTRSVKMLADRHGVEMPIVETCYEVLYNGMAPSQALSELLGRSLKPEFH; encoded by the coding sequence GTGAAGGCTGCGGTGCTGGGGGCTGGTAGCTGGGGAACAGCCCTGGCTAGTCTGCTGGCTGGCAACGGCCACGAAACGGTACTCTGGTCGCGGGGCAAAGAAGTCGCAGCGGCGGTCAACGCCAGGCATGAGAACCCGGTCTACCTGCCCGGGCTCAAACTCAACGAAAATCTCAAGGCGACCAGTGATGCCGAGCAGGCGCTCGCCGGCGCCAGCCTGGTGGTGGCGGTTGTGCCTTCGCACGCAATGCGCGAGACCATGACTGCGGTGGCGCCGTGGATCGCGGACGACGCGGTGGTGGTGTCGGCATCCAAGGGCATCGAAGACGAAAGCTGTGCCACCATGACCGCGGTAATTGGTGAATGCCTCGCCGCGCAGCGGCAGGGTGGCGGCAGCTCTGTTATGCCGCGCGTCGGTGTCCTGTCAGGACCAAGCTTTGCCACCGAGGTGGCAGCTGGAATGCCCACCGTGGTGGTAGCCGCGGCCGCTGACCAGGAGACCGCCGAGAGCATCCAGCACAACTTTGCGTCTCTCAACCTGAGGGTCTACAGCAGCACCGACGTGACCGGTGTCGAGGTGGGCGGCGTGGTGAAGAACGTGATTGCCATTGCCACGGGTGCCGGCGATGGGCTGGGCCTGGGACACAACGCACGGGCAGCGACGATAACCAGGGCCCTGGCCGAAACGCAGCGCCTTGCCGCGGCGCTCGGCGCTCGTCCCGAAACATTGTCGGGCTTGTCGGGACTGGGCGACCTCGTGTTGACCTGCACGGGCGACCTGAGCCGCAACCGCCAGTTCGGCTTGCGAATAGGCCGCGGCGAGGACGTGGAGCAGATCCTGGGCAGCATGCGCATGGTGGTGGAGGGCGTACGCAATACGCGCTCGGTGAAGATGCTGGCAGACAGGCACGGTGTCGAAATGCCCATAGTCGAGACCTGCTACGAGGTCCTTTACAACGGCATGGCCCCGTCCCAGGCCCTCTCGGAGCTGCTTGGGCGCAGTCTCAAGCCCGAGTTTCACTGA
- the rnpA gene encoding ribonuclease P protein component has translation MGLRHMGFTYPRTRRLRKRAEFLRIQRGNRGKRGPHFVLIACPGPTKDVRLGITVSRRVGSAVKRNSIKRRVREFFRLNYNKLQPAHDFVVIARAGADSLSYRDVETELAALVGIKTE, from the coding sequence ATGGGGCTCAGGCACATGGGGTTTACTTACCCCCGCACTCGTCGTTTGCGCAAGCGTGCGGAGTTTCTGCGCATCCAGCGAGGTAATCGCGGTAAGAGAGGACCGCACTTTGTTTTGATCGCTTGTCCCGGGCCGACGAAGGACGTCAGGCTGGGCATAACGGTGAGTCGCAGAGTAGGCTCGGCGGTCAAAAGGAACAGTATTAAGCGAAGAGTCAGAGAATTTTTCAGGTTAAATTATAACAAACTGCAGCCGGCTCACGATTTCGTAGTCATAGCCAGAGCGGGTGCTGACAGCTTGAGTTACAGGGATGTTGAAACGGAACTTGCGGCCCTCGTGGGCATTAAAACCGAATGA
- a CDS encoding protein jag has protein sequence MSDSVEVQGVTVEEAIQLALNQLGLTRDRVEIKIQRHPRKGFLGVGARRAQVRATPRPGVMDDGQSYDMAEQSGRRRRGRRRGGEGDGGASRGGNRREGGGRARRDDKKRDDKKRDDTRNRGGGASAADGDTASGQGGNAGQGGNAGQGGNAGRGGNAGRGGNQEARSGSGRRRGRRGRGRGGQGGGGQGGGQQSDSQQSDSQQSGTQREKQPERQQEKQAPSPPLSEEEKAKLCDLGAELMGQLIASMGFPGRVSASLVDDGNEVVVTVRSETDAILVGPEAQCLDALEHVLNRMIHKGERADRLRVTVDIGDYRALRATVLESLAARLGEQVIADVKGVQLAAMSPADRRVFQGALAETEGLKLRILGSGFYRKIRMLPVVDEAVVSEGEFGHDQEIDSHAPAPVAA, from the coding sequence ATGTCAGATAGCGTCGAGGTACAGGGAGTTACGGTCGAAGAAGCCATTCAGTTGGCTCTTAATCAGCTCGGGCTGACCCGTGATCGTGTTGAGATAAAAATACAGCGGCATCCGCGCAAGGGATTCCTTGGCGTGGGCGCCCGTCGTGCCCAGGTACGGGCAACTCCCCGTCCGGGTGTCATGGACGACGGCCAGAGTTACGACATGGCCGAGCAAAGCGGACGTCGGCGGCGCGGACGTCGTCGTGGCGGTGAAGGTGATGGCGGGGCTTCTCGTGGCGGCAATCGCCGAGAGGGTGGCGGCCGGGCTCGGCGTGATGACAAGAAGCGTGATGACAAGAAGCGCGACGACACCAGGAATCGTGGTGGCGGAGCTTCGGCTGCGGATGGTGATACCGCTTCCGGCCAGGGCGGCAACGCTGGCCAGGGCGGCAACGCCGGCCAGGGAGGCAACGCTGGCCGGGGCGGCAACGCTGGCCGGGGCGGCAACCAGGAAGCCCGCAGTGGCAGTGGGCGCCGGCGTGGCCGTCGCGGCAGGGGCCGCGGTGGTCAGGGTGGTGGTGGTCAGGGTGGCGGTCAGCAATCTGATAGCCAGCAATCTGATAGCCAGCAATCCGGGACTCAGCGGGAGAAACAGCCCGAGAGGCAACAGGAGAAGCAGGCCCCCTCGCCGCCCTTGAGCGAAGAAGAAAAAGCAAAACTTTGCGATCTCGGAGCCGAACTCATGGGTCAGTTGATCGCTTCCATGGGTTTTCCGGGCCGGGTGAGCGCCAGCCTCGTGGACGACGGAAACGAAGTCGTGGTGACGGTCAGATCTGAAACCGATGCCATTCTGGTCGGCCCTGAGGCCCAGTGCCTGGACGCGCTTGAGCACGTGCTCAACCGCATGATTCACAAAGGCGAGCGGGCTGATCGGCTGCGCGTCACCGTCGATATAGGCGACTACCGCGCGCTGCGGGCCACCGTGCTTGAAAGTCTTGCAGCCAGGCTGGGCGAGCAGGTGATCGCCGACGTAAAGGGCGTTCAACTGGCGGCCATGAGCCCGGCGGACCGGCGGGTTTTCCAGGGTGCCCTGGCCGAGACCGAGGGTCTCAAGCTGCGCATACTGGGCTCTGGCTTTTATCGTAAGATACGCATGTTACCGGTTGTCGATGAGGCCGTGGTCAGCGAAGGCGAGTTCGGCCACGATCAGGAAATAGACAGTCACGCTCCCGCCCCGGTGGCTGCCTGA
- a CDS encoding membrane protein insertase YidC, with the protein MDRFQAAHERCRDWPAVTRSPTGVTTQWVETESQVAAFRWGRLVEQRALLAFILSVGILVGYQYLFAPQAQVPPGQLPPDQQQAGRLQPDLGSAPTGGDLSGAVIPPPVSSTAPVPALKLPPIEARGLLADPIHFTPGSVEQLAELSSDLVEAVFTSRGGRLRHYRLREFNETNSGDSAPLDMVTAGSLLPLGAYWTDGEGQPRDDRNIVYELDVQRLGADMAVVMRGQGPAGEEITKRVTVHGGSYVLDVELEVKAEGSRSTGLSWTRQLGEQANRFAGTEGPVGFIDGELEASAASGLEEPLIQLGQITWAGYASHYFMAAFFPPETTALRFVAAAGSGLGEATLWEDGTDSLSWSLFVGPKRLHLLEDVGHSLDTAIDLGWFSAIARPMLEALIFLERYVGNFGVAILLLTLGVRVLFYPVNKRQAHAMKAMQKVQPELKKIQEKYKDDRETLNREMMELYRRHKVNPLSGCLPMVVQIPVFLGLYNALMQAIELRHAPFIGWMTDLSQPDRLGSLAIPFVSPPGIPVMTLFMGASMVLQQRMTPSMGDPAQQKMMMLMPVVFTVMFVNFPSGLVLYWFTNNLLSIAQQYHTNRQRTQE; encoded by the coding sequence ATGGACCGATTTCAGGCAGCGCACGAGCGCTGTCGCGATTGGCCCGCTGTCACCCGTTCACCGACGGGGGTTACGACCCAGTGGGTTGAAACCGAGAGCCAGGTTGCGGCCTTCAGATGGGGCCGCTTGGTGGAACAGAGAGCACTACTAGCATTTATACTTTCGGTCGGGATCCTGGTTGGCTACCAGTATCTTTTTGCGCCTCAAGCGCAGGTGCCCCCCGGTCAGCTTCCCCCCGATCAACAGCAAGCGGGGCGGCTGCAACCCGACCTTGGCAGTGCACCCACCGGCGGTGATTTATCGGGAGCGGTCATCCCGCCGCCGGTATCGTCGACGGCGCCGGTGCCGGCACTGAAGCTGCCCCCGATTGAAGCCCGCGGACTGTTGGCCGACCCCATTCATTTCACGCCGGGAAGCGTCGAACAGCTGGCCGAGCTTTCCAGCGATCTTGTCGAGGCGGTGTTTACTTCGCGGGGAGGCCGGCTGCGCCACTACCGGCTGCGAGAGTTTAATGAAACGAACTCGGGCGATAGTGCTCCGCTCGACATGGTAACCGCCGGCAGCTTGCTGCCGCTTGGTGCCTACTGGACCGACGGCGAGGGTCAGCCGCGCGACGACCGCAACATTGTCTACGAACTGGACGTGCAGAGGCTCGGGGCGGATATGGCAGTGGTCATGCGTGGCCAGGGCCCGGCGGGCGAAGAGATCACCAAGCGAGTGACCGTGCACGGGGGTTCTTACGTTCTGGACGTAGAGCTGGAGGTAAAGGCCGAGGGTAGTCGTTCAACCGGCTTGTCCTGGACCCGGCAGTTGGGCGAACAGGCCAACCGCTTTGCGGGGACAGAAGGGCCCGTGGGGTTTATAGACGGTGAGCTGGAGGCAAGCGCGGCGTCGGGGCTCGAAGAGCCCCTGATCCAGCTGGGCCAGATCACCTGGGCGGGCTACGCGAGCCACTATTTCATGGCGGCATTTTTTCCGCCTGAAACTACCGCGCTGCGGTTTGTTGCCGCCGCGGGATCAGGCCTGGGCGAAGCCACCTTGTGGGAGGACGGCACCGACAGCCTGTCCTGGAGCCTGTTCGTTGGGCCTAAGCGGTTGCACCTGCTCGAAGACGTCGGCCATTCGCTCGACACGGCAATCGACCTGGGCTGGTTCTCGGCCATAGCTCGACCGATGCTCGAGGCGCTTATTTTCCTGGAGCGCTACGTGGGCAATTTCGGGGTGGCGATACTGCTGCTCACGCTGGGCGTGAGGGTACTGTTTTACCCCGTCAACAAGCGACAGGCCCACGCCATGAAGGCCATGCAGAAAGTGCAGCCTGAGCTCAAGAAGATACAGGAAAAGTATAAAGATGATCGCGAGACCCTCAATCGCGAAATGATGGAGCTCTATCGCCGTCACAAGGTGAACCCGCTTTCGGGTTGCCTGCCGATGGTGGTGCAGATCCCCGTGTTCCTGGGCTTGTACAACGCGCTCATGCAGGCAATTGAGCTACGTCACGCCCCTTTCATCGGTTGGATGACCGACCTGTCGCAGCCCGACAGACTCGGTAGCCTGGCCATTCCTTTTGTCTCCCCGCCCGGAATACCGGTCATGACCCTGTTCATGGGGGCCAGCATGGTCCTCCAACAGCGCATGACCCCGAGCATGGGAGATCCCGCCCAGCAGAAGATGATGATGCTCATGCCCGTCGTCTTCACAGTCATGTTTGTAAACTTTCCCTCCGGCCTGGTGTTGTACTGGTTCACGAATAACCTGCTTTCAATCGCGCAGCAGTACCACACCAACCGGCAGCGGACACAGGAGTAA
- a CDS encoding 50S ribosomal protein L34, with translation MKRTYQPSNQSRRRRHGFRARMSSPGGRSVIRNRRAKGRKRLAVSTPPKRARG, from the coding sequence GTGAAAAGAACCTATCAACCTAGCAATCAGAGTCGCCGCCGGCGGCATGGGTTCAGGGCGCGTATGTCATCTCCAGGCGGGCGTAGCGTGATCAGAAATCGTCGCGCCAAGGGGCGCAAACGCCTTGCGGTCTCCACCCCTCCCAAGCGGGCTAGGGGCTGA